The following coding sequences are from one Clarias gariepinus isolate MV-2021 ecotype Netherlands chromosome 19, CGAR_prim_01v2, whole genome shotgun sequence window:
- the map4k6 gene encoding mitogen-activated protein kinase kinase kinase kinase 6 isoform X1 has product MDDIGVLNSNPLDDYELITRIGSGTYGDVFKARNIETAIIAAIKVVKLDAGDDISSIQQEITMMKDCVHKNIVAYFGSYLRNNKLWICMEFCGGGSLQDIYHVTGPLKERQIAYVCRETLQGLHYLHMMGKMHRDIKGANILLTERGDVKLADFGVAAEINASVVKRKSFIGTPYWMAPEVAAVERKGGYNQLCDIWAVGITAIELAELQPPMFDLHPMRALMLMSKSSFQPPKLKDKTKWSREFHCFIKMALTKSSRKRPTAEKLLQHAFITQLLTRNLVIELLDTANNPDLQHSQTMDDSDLETCSVFPDKITSLAKHLPVRKRVPEENFGNETFTSSMQKDIDLRPDSLGSSDEWSSIGDKEESPGLLECVEEALLERSLTMKRAPSAEQDSPTEDDDDKYGTVKRVVPKPQAAKNHFSASQAKTASPSTSPLIGSTPVKDANPSLLNDSTLRVGSAVSDLSLPTDISLCSDSSFLTDSPSLGSQCKTPTDDFIMGSSIAVEQGRNSLPRQPLSPEWSTLRRKTELSKDGVHGLPPTPQVHMGACFSKIFNGCPLKIHWAGTWVLPKTRDQHLILGAEQGIYTLNLNELHEDTMEKLLPQRCSWLYIMNDVLMSVSGKSSQLTSHSLRALFEHRESMQRRQGHLSINAHRLSTRINSRKYAMSVKIPDTKGCRRCSVVRNPYTDSVFLCAAVPSGLVLLLWYDPMQKFMQLKHIPLNLPESLPIFELLVKESEELPQLCVGVHCKNHNSGDTMDHLEFNIVPLDDTPREHPAGESLELKQVTQLDRDRVLVALKDTVKAVDLNGCSSKGLASELTFGFSIETLVCLQDSVLAFWKHGLKGKSLQSGEVVQEITDESRVFQVLGTNKDIILQSTPTADPSAMSNLYILTGHESSF; this is encoded by the exons GCGCGTAACATTGAGACAGCGATCATTGCAGCCATCAAAGTAGTCAAACTGGATGCTG GAGATGACATTTCAAGCATTCAGCAGGAGATTACCATGATGAAGGACTGCGTGCACAAAAACATTGTGGCATACTTTGGCAGCTACCTCAG AAACAACAAACTGTGGATCTGCATGGAGTTCTGTGGAGGAGGGTCACTACAAGACATCTACCATG tgactggacccctgaaagagagacagattgCATACGTATGCAGAGAAACACTACAG gGACTACATTATTTACATATGATGGGAAAAATGCACAGAGATATAAAA GGAGCCAACATTCTTTTGACTGAGAGAGGAGATGTCAAACTAG CGGATTTTGGAGTAGCAGCAGAAATCAATGCATCTGTTGTGAAGAGAAAGTCCTTTATTGGTACCCCATACTG GATGGCTCCAGAGGTGGCAGCTGTAGAGAGGAAAGGTGGCTATAACCAGCTGTGTGACATCTGGGCAGTGGGGATAACGGCCATAGAACTAGCAGAACTTCAACCACCAATGTTCGATCTACACCCAATGAG AGCTTTAATGCTGATGTCCAAAAGCAGCTTCCAGCCACCCAAACTAAAGGACAAGACCAAATG GTCCAGAGAATTCCACTGTTTCATCAAGATGGCACTTACCAAAAGTTCTCGGAAGCGGCCCACAGCTGAGAAGCTGCTGCAG CATGCTTTCATTACCCAACTCTTGACACGTAATTTGGTCATAGAGTTGCTGGACACTGCAAACAACCCTGATCTTCAGCACTCTCAGACTATGGATGACAGCGATCTGGAG ACATGCAGTGTTTTTCCTGATAAGATCACATCTTTGGCAAAACACTTGCCTGTCAGAAAAAGAGTTCCTGAAGAGAATT TTGGCAATGAAACGTTTACATCATCCATGCAGAAAGACATAGACCTTCGCCCAGATTCACTG GGATCCAGTGATGAATGGAGTTCTATTGGCGATAAGGAGGAATCTCC AGGTTTACTGGAGTGTGTTGAGGAAGCTTTGCTTGAGAG gAGCTTAACTATGAAGCGAGCACCCTCGGCTGAG CAGGACTCACCGACAGAAGACGACGACGATAAATATGGCACAGTGAAGAGGGTGGTCCCAAAACCACAGGCAGCTAAAAACCATTTCTCTGCAAGTCAGGCTAAAACTGCCTCTCCAAGTACTTCTCCTCTCATTGGCTCAACACCCGTCAAAGATGCTAACCCTTCTCTTCTTAACGACTCAACGTTGCGGGTTGGCTCAGCAGTTTCTGACCTTTCCCTTCCCACAGACATCTCCCTCTGCAGTGACTCCTCGTTCTTAACTGATTCCCCTAGCCTGGGCTCCCAGTGCAAGACTCCAACCGATG ATTTCATAATGGGAAGCTCCATCGCTGTTGAGCAAGGACGGAACTCTCTTCCCCGGCAGCCACTTTCACCTGAATGGAGCACGCTTAGAAGGAAAACCGAATTGTCT AAAGATGGTGTTCATGGACTGCCACCTACACCTCAAGTGCAT ATGGGGGCCTGTTTCTCCAAGATATTCAACGGCTGTCCTTTGAAAATTCACTGGGCTGGCACTTGGGTTTTACCAAAGACTAGAG ACCAACATCTTATCCTTGGTGCAGAGCAGGGCATTTACACTCTTAACCTTAATGAGCTTCATGAGGACACTATGGAGAAG TTGCTCCCACAGAGATGCAGCTGGCTATATATCATGAACGATGTGCTAATGTCTGTCTCAG GaaagtcctcacagctgacttCTCACAGTTTACGTGCACTTTTTGAGCACCGTGAAAGCATGCAACGGCGCCAAGGTCACCTGTCAATTAACGCCCACCGTCTGAGTACAAGAATCAATTCAAG GAAGTATGCCATGTCTGTGAAGATCCCAGACACTAAGGGCTGTAGAAGGTGTAGTGTTG TAAGGAACCCGTATACGGACAGCGTTTTCTTGTGTGCAGCAGTGCCAAGCGGTCTGGTTCTTCTGCTGTGGTATGACCCAATGCAGAAGTTCATGCAGCTTAAA CATATACCTTTGAATCTGCCTGAGTCTTTGCCAATCTTTGAGCTTCTGGTGAAGGAGAGCGAGGAACTTCCTCAACTGTGTGTGGGGGTACACTGCAAAAATCACAACTCTGGAGATACAATGGATCATTTAGAATTTAATATCGTCCCTCTTGATGACACACCTAGAGAACACCCAG CTGGTGAGAGTCTAGAACTGAAACAAGTAACTCAACTGGATAGAGACAGAGTCCTCGTAGCCCTCAAag ACACTGTGAAAGCTGTAGATCTAAACGGCTGCTCTAGCAAAGGCTTGGCTTCAGAACTCACCTTCGGTTTTTCAATAGAGACACTTG TGTGCTTGCAGGATAGTGTTCTTGCTTTTTGGAAACATGGCCTTAAGGGAAAGAGCTTACAAAGTGGCGAG GTAGTGCAAGAGATTACAGATGAGAGTCGTGTCTTCCAGGTGCTGGGGACAAATAA ggaTATCATCTTACAAAGCACGCCCACGGCTGACCCATCTGCCATGAGCAACTTGTATATTCTTACTGGCCATGAGAGCAGCTTTTAA
- the zgc:110222 gene encoding protein EOLA1, with protein MRYNLMPTDLTLSIFLLSGNKLQVGCLSFRQPYAGLVLNGVKSIETRWRPLLAEMKNSTLAIHIAQKDWEGDDWRHVLTERFGMTQSEVEELLESGERFGRGVVAGLVDVGETWLCSEDVPSERMRELEKAACLTGLGQKYLTKLFKPRWLTEPLYSRGHKDMWMVRIPAHLLSSDPVVEEL; from the exons ATGCGCTATAATCTCATGCCTACGGATTTAACGTTGagcatttttcttctttccggAAACAAGCTTCAG GTTGGTTGCTTGTCTTTTAGGCAGCCATACGCTGGTCTTGTGTTGAATGGCGTGAAATCTATAGAGACACGGTGGCGACCCCTGCTGGCAGAGATGAAGAACTCCACGCTGGCCATCCACATTGCCCAGAAAGACTGGGAAGGAGACGACTGGAGACATGTCCTCACGGAGAGATTTGGAATGACACAGTCTGAAGTAGAAGAGCTTCTGGAATCTGGGGAGAGATTTGGCCGTGGTGTTGTGGCAG GTCTTGTGGATGTTGGGGAAACTTGGCTCTGTTCTGAGGATGTCCCTTCAGAGCGGATGAGAGAGCTGGAAAAAGCAGCTTGCCTGACTGGACTTGGTCAAAAATACCTCACAAAACTGTTCAAACCGCGCTGGCTCACAGAGCCACTGTATTCCAGAGGCCATAAAGACATGTGGATGGTAAGGATCCCAGCACATCTGCTTTCCTCTGATCCTGTGGTTGAGGAATTATAG
- the map4k6 gene encoding mitogen-activated protein kinase kinase kinase kinase 6 isoform X2, which translates to MDDIGVLNSNPLDDYELITRIGSGTYGDVFKARNIETAIIAAIKVVKLDAGDDISSIQQEITMMKDCVHKNIVAYFGSYLRNNKLWICMEFCGGGSLQDIYHVTGPLKERQIAYVCRETLQGLHYLHMMGKMHRDIKGANILLTERGDVKLADFGVAAEINASVVKRKSFIGTPYWMAPEVAAVERKGGYNQLCDIWAVGITAIELAELQPPMFDLHPMRALMLMSKSSFQPPKLKDKTKWSREFHCFIKMALTKSSRKRPTAEKLLQHAFITQLLTRNLVIELLDTANNPDLQHSQTMDDSDLETCSVFPDKITSLAKHLPVRKRVPEENFGNETFTSSMQKDIDLRPDSLGSSDEWSSIGDKEESPGLLECVEEALLERSLTMKRAPSAEDSPTEDDDDKYGTVKRVVPKPQAAKNHFSASQAKTASPSTSPLIGSTPVKDANPSLLNDSTLRVGSAVSDLSLPTDISLCSDSSFLTDSPSLGSQCKTPTDDFIMGSSIAVEQGRNSLPRQPLSPEWSTLRRKTELSKDGVHGLPPTPQVHMGACFSKIFNGCPLKIHWAGTWVLPKTRDQHLILGAEQGIYTLNLNELHEDTMEKLLPQRCSWLYIMNDVLMSVSGKSSQLTSHSLRALFEHRESMQRRQGHLSINAHRLSTRINSRKYAMSVKIPDTKGCRRCSVVRNPYTDSVFLCAAVPSGLVLLLWYDPMQKFMQLKHIPLNLPESLPIFELLVKESEELPQLCVGVHCKNHNSGDTMDHLEFNIVPLDDTPREHPAGESLELKQVTQLDRDRVLVALKDTVKAVDLNGCSSKGLASELTFGFSIETLVCLQDSVLAFWKHGLKGKSLQSGEVVQEITDESRVFQVLGTNKDIILQSTPTADPSAMSNLYILTGHESSF; encoded by the exons GCGCGTAACATTGAGACAGCGATCATTGCAGCCATCAAAGTAGTCAAACTGGATGCTG GAGATGACATTTCAAGCATTCAGCAGGAGATTACCATGATGAAGGACTGCGTGCACAAAAACATTGTGGCATACTTTGGCAGCTACCTCAG AAACAACAAACTGTGGATCTGCATGGAGTTCTGTGGAGGAGGGTCACTACAAGACATCTACCATG tgactggacccctgaaagagagacagattgCATACGTATGCAGAGAAACACTACAG gGACTACATTATTTACATATGATGGGAAAAATGCACAGAGATATAAAA GGAGCCAACATTCTTTTGACTGAGAGAGGAGATGTCAAACTAG CGGATTTTGGAGTAGCAGCAGAAATCAATGCATCTGTTGTGAAGAGAAAGTCCTTTATTGGTACCCCATACTG GATGGCTCCAGAGGTGGCAGCTGTAGAGAGGAAAGGTGGCTATAACCAGCTGTGTGACATCTGGGCAGTGGGGATAACGGCCATAGAACTAGCAGAACTTCAACCACCAATGTTCGATCTACACCCAATGAG AGCTTTAATGCTGATGTCCAAAAGCAGCTTCCAGCCACCCAAACTAAAGGACAAGACCAAATG GTCCAGAGAATTCCACTGTTTCATCAAGATGGCACTTACCAAAAGTTCTCGGAAGCGGCCCACAGCTGAGAAGCTGCTGCAG CATGCTTTCATTACCCAACTCTTGACACGTAATTTGGTCATAGAGTTGCTGGACACTGCAAACAACCCTGATCTTCAGCACTCTCAGACTATGGATGACAGCGATCTGGAG ACATGCAGTGTTTTTCCTGATAAGATCACATCTTTGGCAAAACACTTGCCTGTCAGAAAAAGAGTTCCTGAAGAGAATT TTGGCAATGAAACGTTTACATCATCCATGCAGAAAGACATAGACCTTCGCCCAGATTCACTG GGATCCAGTGATGAATGGAGTTCTATTGGCGATAAGGAGGAATCTCC AGGTTTACTGGAGTGTGTTGAGGAAGCTTTGCTTGAGAG gAGCTTAACTATGAAGCGAGCACCCTCGGCTGAG GACTCACCGACAGAAGACGACGACGATAAATATGGCACAGTGAAGAGGGTGGTCCCAAAACCACAGGCAGCTAAAAACCATTTCTCTGCAAGTCAGGCTAAAACTGCCTCTCCAAGTACTTCTCCTCTCATTGGCTCAACACCCGTCAAAGATGCTAACCCTTCTCTTCTTAACGACTCAACGTTGCGGGTTGGCTCAGCAGTTTCTGACCTTTCCCTTCCCACAGACATCTCCCTCTGCAGTGACTCCTCGTTCTTAACTGATTCCCCTAGCCTGGGCTCCCAGTGCAAGACTCCAACCGATG ATTTCATAATGGGAAGCTCCATCGCTGTTGAGCAAGGACGGAACTCTCTTCCCCGGCAGCCACTTTCACCTGAATGGAGCACGCTTAGAAGGAAAACCGAATTGTCT AAAGATGGTGTTCATGGACTGCCACCTACACCTCAAGTGCAT ATGGGGGCCTGTTTCTCCAAGATATTCAACGGCTGTCCTTTGAAAATTCACTGGGCTGGCACTTGGGTTTTACCAAAGACTAGAG ACCAACATCTTATCCTTGGTGCAGAGCAGGGCATTTACACTCTTAACCTTAATGAGCTTCATGAGGACACTATGGAGAAG TTGCTCCCACAGAGATGCAGCTGGCTATATATCATGAACGATGTGCTAATGTCTGTCTCAG GaaagtcctcacagctgacttCTCACAGTTTACGTGCACTTTTTGAGCACCGTGAAAGCATGCAACGGCGCCAAGGTCACCTGTCAATTAACGCCCACCGTCTGAGTACAAGAATCAATTCAAG GAAGTATGCCATGTCTGTGAAGATCCCAGACACTAAGGGCTGTAGAAGGTGTAGTGTTG TAAGGAACCCGTATACGGACAGCGTTTTCTTGTGTGCAGCAGTGCCAAGCGGTCTGGTTCTTCTGCTGTGGTATGACCCAATGCAGAAGTTCATGCAGCTTAAA CATATACCTTTGAATCTGCCTGAGTCTTTGCCAATCTTTGAGCTTCTGGTGAAGGAGAGCGAGGAACTTCCTCAACTGTGTGTGGGGGTACACTGCAAAAATCACAACTCTGGAGATACAATGGATCATTTAGAATTTAATATCGTCCCTCTTGATGACACACCTAGAGAACACCCAG CTGGTGAGAGTCTAGAACTGAAACAAGTAACTCAACTGGATAGAGACAGAGTCCTCGTAGCCCTCAAag ACACTGTGAAAGCTGTAGATCTAAACGGCTGCTCTAGCAAAGGCTTGGCTTCAGAACTCACCTTCGGTTTTTCAATAGAGACACTTG TGTGCTTGCAGGATAGTGTTCTTGCTTTTTGGAAACATGGCCTTAAGGGAAAGAGCTTACAAAGTGGCGAG GTAGTGCAAGAGATTACAGATGAGAGTCGTGTCTTCCAGGTGCTGGGGACAAATAA ggaTATCATCTTACAAAGCACGCCCACGGCTGACCCATCTGCCATGAGCAACTTGTATATTCTTACTGGCCATGAGAGCAGCTTTTAA